A region of Maridesulfovibrio sp. DNA encodes the following proteins:
- a CDS encoding nucleoside deaminase, whose protein sequence is MSDMDMIFMEEAYKLAKKSFDEGGLPIGAVLVRDGEIIGSGHNQRVQKGDPIAHGEMDCIRNAGRQKTYRDLTIYTTLSPCMMCSGTIVQFGIPRVVIGENRNFGGNEEFLKSRGVQVTVLDHPKCIELMERLKAEKPALWAEDIGE, encoded by the coding sequence ATGTCTGATATGGATATGATCTTTATGGAAGAGGCTTACAAGCTGGCGAAGAAAAGTTTTGATGAAGGCGGCTTGCCGATAGGAGCTGTGCTGGTTCGTGATGGTGAAATTATAGGCAGCGGTCATAATCAGCGGGTACAGAAGGGGGATCCCATCGCTCACGGCGAGATGGACTGCATCCGCAATGCCGGGAGGCAGAAGACCTATAGGGATTTAACCATTTATACTACCTTGTCCCCATGTATGATGTGCTCCGGAACAATTGTGCAGTTCGGCATTCCTCGTGTTGTCATCGGTGAAAATCGCAACTTCGGCGGTAACGAGGAGTTTTTGAAATCCAGAGGAGTACAGGTAACTGTTTTGGATCACCCGAAATGCATCGAATTAATGGAAAGACTGAAAGCCGAAAAGCCCGCACTCTGGGCGGAGGATATTGGGGAGTAG
- a CDS encoding 4Fe-4S binding protein, with amino-acid sequence MRKIDPDECQFCGACQSACPSEAIIHAAGTNYYEINDNCIDCGACEAECGFNAIISDNTGD; translated from the coding sequence ATGCGTAAAATAGACCCGGATGAATGCCAGTTTTGTGGTGCATGTCAAAGCGCTTGTCCTTCAGAGGCAATCATCCATGCCGCCGGTACCAATTATTATGAAATAAATGACAACTGCATTGATTGCGGTGCATGCGAAGCCGAATGCGGTTTCAATGCAATTATCAGTGACAATACCGGCGATTAA
- a CDS encoding TRAP transporter large permease — protein sequence MEFILILVLFFALMIIGAPIGTSLGVSAVATIIYFDLGAEMLGVNFASGIASFPLLAIPFFVLAGVILQRAGIAAHIASFFELLVGRATGGLSIVAVLTCMFWGAMSGSGPATTAAVGMILMAPMLRNGYDKAFAGATIANASDLSIIIPPSIAFIIYGNITSVSVSALFVAGIIPGILTGIGTIVVAWYISHKRGYRGLSKRGSFAELMTALRKSFWALLAPMVILGGIYTGVFTPTEAAVVAVFYSLFVAVVIYRSISWRDLMEILVDSAVTSSVIMFIVAFAGIFTWAASVTGVIDTLADFIIKVSPNAVVMIILVNLLLFGLGMLLDAISISYLVMPILIPVLSAFNIDPVFYGVIFISALAIGQATPPVGVNLFTAANLAGCEVDEIAKEAIPYVAMDFIVLIILSCLPILSLYLPVWAGLYSP from the coding sequence ATGGAATTTATACTTATTCTGGTCCTCTTTTTTGCTCTCATGATCATAGGGGCTCCCATTGGAACATCTCTCGGTGTTTCCGCTGTTGCCACCATTATTTATTTTGATCTGGGAGCGGAAATGCTCGGGGTGAACTTCGCCTCGGGTATCGCTTCGTTTCCTCTGCTGGCAATTCCGTTTTTTGTATTGGCGGGTGTTATCCTTCAACGGGCAGGGATTGCGGCGCACATTGCCTCTTTTTTTGAGTTGCTGGTGGGCCGGGCCACAGGAGGTCTCTCCATCGTAGCGGTGCTGACCTGCATGTTCTGGGGGGCCATGTCCGGCTCAGGTCCGGCAACAACTGCTGCTGTGGGCATGATTCTAATGGCTCCCATGCTCAGGAACGGTTACGACAAAGCCTTTGCAGGAGCGACCATTGCCAACGCTTCGGACCTGTCCATCATCATCCCGCCTTCCATCGCCTTCATTATTTACGGCAACATCACTTCCGTTTCTGTTTCTGCACTTTTTGTTGCCGGTATCATTCCCGGCATCCTCACCGGGATCGGAACCATTGTGGTGGCATGGTACATTTCACACAAACGTGGATACCGGGGACTGAGCAAACGCGGCAGCTTTGCGGAGCTGATGACCGCTTTGAGAAAATCATTCTGGGCACTTCTTGCTCCGATGGTAATTCTGGGCGGAATATACACAGGCGTGTTTACACCGACAGAAGCTGCCGTAGTAGCTGTGTTCTACAGTCTTTTCGTAGCAGTGGTCATCTATCGGTCCATCAGTTGGCGAGATCTGATGGAAATCCTTGTAGACTCTGCCGTCACCAGCTCGGTAATCATGTTTATTGTCGCTTTTGCAGGAATTTTCACTTGGGCGGCATCCGTTACCGGAGTAATCGACACCCTTGCAGACTTCATTATCAAGGTATCCCCCAACGCAGTGGTCATGATCATTCTTGTCAACCTGCTCCTGTTCGGTCTGGGAATGCTGCTTGATGCCATTTCCATATCCTATCTGGTTATGCCGATACTCATCCCGGTGCTGAGCGCATTCAACATCGACCCGGTTTTCTACGGTGTTATTTTCATCTCAGCATTGGCTATAGGTCAGGCGACCCCACCTGTAGGGGTTAACCTGTTTACAGCAGCCAACCTTGCCGGATGTGAAGTGGACGAAATAGCCAAGGAAGCCATTCCCTATGTGGCTATGGACTTCATTGTACTGATAATTCTCTCCTGCCTGCCGATTCTCTCCCTGTACCTGCCTGTCTGGGCAGGGCTTTATTCACCTTAG
- a CDS encoding TRAP transporter small permease, which translates to MKKLLFGYRLDHWLVAIFMAVMVLIAFINVLSRYIFHFSLAATEEITINLFVWITIIGIGIAFERSEHLGMVTFFNHFPKKLQKASVLIYSLLAAGLFLVLNWFMIQAIYDEITLFQARSASLDIPVWIYYAGLPLFSIFIFRGIYRDAMNKLNGREGEE; encoded by the coding sequence GTGAAGAAGTTATTGTTCGGTTATCGGCTTGATCACTGGCTGGTAGCAATTTTTATGGCAGTCATGGTACTGATTGCTTTCATTAATGTCCTGAGCCGCTATATATTTCATTTCTCCCTTGCCGCCACTGAGGAAATCACCATCAACCTTTTTGTCTGGATCACCATAATCGGGATCGGGATCGCTTTTGAGCGCAGTGAACACCTCGGCATGGTAACTTTTTTCAACCACTTTCCCAAAAAGCTGCAGAAGGCTTCTGTGCTCATTTACTCCCTGCTGGCCGCAGGATTGTTTCTGGTGCTCAACTGGTTCATGATTCAGGCCATCTATGACGAGATAACCCTGTTTCAGGCCCGGTCCGCTTCACTGGATATTCCGGTCTGGATTTATTACGCCGGACTGCCGTTGTTTTCCATTTTCATATTCAGGGGAATATACCGTGATGCAATGAACAAGCTGAACGGTCGGGAAGGGGAAGAATAA
- a CDS encoding DctP family TRAP transporter solute-binding subunit, whose protein sequence is MFDFKRIFKVAVALTAMVMMMAVSANAAKFKKEYKMQVTVGPKFYWGMGATKFAELVKEKTHGQINIKPYFGSALLKGAQLKSSQMVAKGVIDCAMDSTINISPVIPEANIFHLPFFLNDFESMDKVKFGEAGKSIFQAMEKKRLQPLAWAENGFRQLTNSKVLVKKPEDMKGLRIRVVGNPLFIDTFRQLGADPVNMNWGDAVAGFQQGVVDGQENPVGVLIPVQIYQYHKYVTMWNYLADPLIIYWNQREWKAFPKEIQEQIMEAAKEAGRFETALCRAGLDGDKSLNILKNEFNYTMEVPDPIAFMQGKGMEVHTLTPEELKAFEEATLPVYDKWVKKIGPEVYEKAKADMGR, encoded by the coding sequence ATGTTTGATTTTAAACGTATTTTCAAGGTTGCTGTAGCCCTTACCGCTATGGTTATGATGATGGCGGTTTCCGCCAATGCTGCCAAATTTAAAAAAGAATACAAAATGCAGGTGACTGTGGGCCCCAAATTCTACTGGGGTATGGGCGCCACCAAATTCGCGGAACTGGTCAAGGAAAAAACCCACGGCCAGATCAACATCAAACCCTATTTCGGGTCCGCACTACTTAAGGGGGCACAGCTTAAAAGTTCTCAGATGGTAGCCAAAGGCGTAATTGACTGCGCAATGGACTCCACCATCAACATCAGCCCGGTCATTCCTGAGGCCAATATTTTTCATCTTCCTTTCTTTCTCAATGACTTCGAATCAATGGACAAGGTCAAGTTCGGGGAAGCAGGTAAAAGTATTTTTCAAGCCATGGAGAAAAAACGCCTCCAACCTCTGGCTTGGGCAGAAAACGGTTTCCGTCAGCTGACCAACTCAAAGGTGCTCGTAAAAAAACCTGAAGATATGAAAGGACTGCGTATCCGCGTTGTGGGTAACCCACTGTTCATCGACACCTTTCGCCAGCTTGGTGCCGACCCGGTAAACATGAACTGGGGTGATGCTGTTGCGGGCTTCCAGCAGGGAGTTGTGGACGGTCAGGAAAACCCTGTGGGTGTGCTGATTCCGGTTCAGATTTACCAATACCACAAGTACGTAACCATGTGGAACTACCTTGCCGATCCACTGATTATCTACTGGAACCAGCGCGAATGGAAAGCCTTCCCTAAAGAAATTCAGGAACAGATCATGGAAGCGGCTAAAGAAGCCGGACGCTTTGAAACCGCCCTGTGCCGTGCCGGACTGGACGGAGACAAATCCCTGAATATCCTGAAAAACGAATTCAACTACACCATGGAAGTACCTGATCCCATCGCATTCATGCAGGGTAAAGGTATGGAAGTTCATACTCTTACTCCCGAAGAACTGAAGGCGTTTGAAGAAGCCACTCTCCCGGTCTACGACAAATGGGTCAAAAAGATCGGACCTGAAGTTTACGAAAAAGCCAAGGCCGACATGGGCCGCTAG